In the Mastomys coucha isolate ucsf_1 unplaced genomic scaffold, UCSF_Mcou_1 pScaffold18, whole genome shotgun sequence genome, one interval contains:
- the LOC116097150 gene encoding ATPase family AAA domain-containing protein 3 isoform X1 translates to MSWLFGIKGSKGEGTGPPLPLPPAQPGAEGGGDRGAGDRPSPKDKWSNFDPTGLERAAKAARELEHSRHAKDALSLAQMQEQTLQLEQQSKLKEYEAAVEQLKTEQIRVQAEERRKTLSEETRQHQARAQYQDKLARQRYEDQLKQQQLLNEENLRKQEESVQKQEAIRRATVEREMELRHKNEMLRVEAEARARAKADRENADIIREQIRLKAAEHRQTILESIRTAGTLFGEGFRAFVTDWDKVTATVAGLTLLAVGVYSAKNATSVAGRYIEARLGKPSLVRETSRISVLEALRHPIQVTRRLISRPQDALEGVILSPSLEARVRDIAIATRNTKKNKSLYRNVLMYGPPGTGKTLFAKKLALHSGMDYAIMTGGDVAPMGREGVTAMHKVFDWASTSRRGLLLFVDEADAFLRKRATEKISEDLRATLNAFLHRTGQHSSKFMLVLASNQPEQFDWAINDRIDEMVCFALPQREERERLVRMYFDKYVLKPATEGKQRLKVAQFDYGKKCSEVAQLTEGMSGREIAQLAVAWQAMAYSSEDGVLTEAMMDARVQDAVQQHQQKMQWLKVERPDSEASKPPHPSLLSC, encoded by the exons ATGTCGTGGCTCTTCGGCATCAAGGGCTCCAAGGGCGAAGGCACAGGGCCTCCGCTGCCCTTGCCGCCCGCTCAACCTGGGGCGGAGGGTGGTGGCGACCGTGGTGCAGGAGACCGGCCATCGCCCAAGGACAAATGGAGCAACTTCGACCCGACCGGCCTGGAGCGTGCGGCTAAAGCGGCGCGCGAGTTGGAGCACTCGC GCCATGCCAAGGATGCACTGAGTCTTGCACAGATGCAGGAGCAGACACTGCAGCTGGAACAACAGTCCAAGCTCAAG GAATATGAAGCTGCTGTAGAGCAGCTGAAGACTGAACAGATCCGTGTGCAAGCCGAGGAAAGGAGGAAAACCCTGAGCGAAGAGACACGGCAGCACCAGGCT AGGGCCCAGTACCAGGATAAGCTAGCTCGACAACGCTATGAGGACCAGCTGAAACAACAG CAACTACTGAATGAAGAGAATTTAAGGAAACAAGAGGAATCTGTGCAGAAGCAGGAGGCCATACGGCGAG CCACTGTGGAGCGTGAAATGGAGCTGCGGCATAAAAACGAGATGTTGCGGGTAGAAGCTGAGGCCCGAGCACGGGCCAAGGCTGATAGAGAGAATGCAGACATCATCCGGGAACAGATTCGACTCAAGGCTGCCGAGCACCGCCAGACCATCTTGGAGTCTATCAG GACAGCTGGCACCTTGTTTGGTGAAGGATTCCGTGCCTTTGTGACAGACTGGGACAAAGTGACAGCTACG GTGGCTGGGTTGACACTATTAGCTGTTGGAGTCTATTCTGCCAAGAATGCTACTTCTGTTGCTGGTCGGTACATTGAGGCCCGATTGGGAAAACCGTCCTTGGTGAGAGAGACCTCCCGAATCTCAGTGCTGGAGGCATTGAGACATCCCATCCAG GTCACCAGGCGACTGATCAGCAGACCCCAGGATGCATTGGAGGGTGTCATCCTCAGT CCTAGCCTGGAGGCACGGGTCCGAGATATTGCCATCGCAACAAGAAATACCAAGAAGAACAAAAGCCTATATAGGAACGTTCTGATGTATGGGCCACCGGGCACTGGCAAGACACTATTTGCCAAG AAACTTGCACTGCATTCAGGCATGGACTACGCCATCATGACAGGCGGGGACGTGGCCCCTATGGGGCGGGAGGGTGTGACTGCCATGCACAAGGTCTTCGACTGGGCAAGCACCAGCCGACGAGG ACTCCTGCTCTTTGTGGATGAAGCAGATGCCTTCCTCAGGAAGCGAGCGACA GAAAAGATAAGTGAAGACCTCAGGGCTACTCTGAATGCATTCCTACACAGGACAGGACAACACAGTAGTAA GTTCATGCTGGTCCTGGCCAGTAACCAGCCTGAGCAATTTGATTGGGCTATCAATGACCGCATTGACGAGATGGTCTGCTTTGCCCTGCCACAGCGGGAGGAGCGAGAGCGCCTGGTGAGAATGTATTTTGACAAGTATGTCCTTAAGCCGGCCACAGAAGGAAAGCA ACGCTTGAAGGTGGCCCAGTTTGACTACGGAAAGAAATGCTCAGAAGTTGCCCAGCTGACGGAGGGAATGTCAGGCCGGGAGATTGCTCAGCTTGCTGTGGCATGGCAG
- the LOC116097150 gene encoding ATPase family AAA domain-containing protein 3 isoform X2, with protein sequence MSWLFGIKGSKGEGTGPPLPLPPAQPGAEGGGDRGAGDRPSPKDKWSNFDPTGLERAAKAARELEHSRHAKDALSLAQMQEQTLQLEQQSKLKEYEAAVEQLKTEQIRVQAEERRKTLSEETRQHQARAQYQDKLARQRYEDQLKQQQLLNEENLRKQEESVQKQEAIRRATVEREMELRHKNEMLRVEAEARARAKADRENADIIREQIRLKAAEHRQTILESIRTAGTLFGEGFRAFVTDWDKVTATVAGLTLLAVGVYSAKNATSVAGRYIEARLGKPSLVRETSRISVLEALRHPIQVTRRLISRPQDALEGVILSPSLEARVRDIAIATRNTKKNKSLYRNVLMYGPPGTGKTLFAKKLALHSGMDYAIMTGGDVAPMGREGVTAMHKVFDWASTSRRGLLLFVDEADAFLRKRATEKISEDLRATLNAFLHRTGQHSSKFMLVLASNQPEQFDWAINDRIDEMVCFALPQREERERLVRMYFDKYVLKPATEGKQFGSCCYHLHLLSMTWLSLVSLHSCPATPQSCSAAVWRQGGATL encoded by the exons ATGTCGTGGCTCTTCGGCATCAAGGGCTCCAAGGGCGAAGGCACAGGGCCTCCGCTGCCCTTGCCGCCCGCTCAACCTGGGGCGGAGGGTGGTGGCGACCGTGGTGCAGGAGACCGGCCATCGCCCAAGGACAAATGGAGCAACTTCGACCCGACCGGCCTGGAGCGTGCGGCTAAAGCGGCGCGCGAGTTGGAGCACTCGC GCCATGCCAAGGATGCACTGAGTCTTGCACAGATGCAGGAGCAGACACTGCAGCTGGAACAACAGTCCAAGCTCAAG GAATATGAAGCTGCTGTAGAGCAGCTGAAGACTGAACAGATCCGTGTGCAAGCCGAGGAAAGGAGGAAAACCCTGAGCGAAGAGACACGGCAGCACCAGGCT AGGGCCCAGTACCAGGATAAGCTAGCTCGACAACGCTATGAGGACCAGCTGAAACAACAG CAACTACTGAATGAAGAGAATTTAAGGAAACAAGAGGAATCTGTGCAGAAGCAGGAGGCCATACGGCGAG CCACTGTGGAGCGTGAAATGGAGCTGCGGCATAAAAACGAGATGTTGCGGGTAGAAGCTGAGGCCCGAGCACGGGCCAAGGCTGATAGAGAGAATGCAGACATCATCCGGGAACAGATTCGACTCAAGGCTGCCGAGCACCGCCAGACCATCTTGGAGTCTATCAG GACAGCTGGCACCTTGTTTGGTGAAGGATTCCGTGCCTTTGTGACAGACTGGGACAAAGTGACAGCTACG GTGGCTGGGTTGACACTATTAGCTGTTGGAGTCTATTCTGCCAAGAATGCTACTTCTGTTGCTGGTCGGTACATTGAGGCCCGATTGGGAAAACCGTCCTTGGTGAGAGAGACCTCCCGAATCTCAGTGCTGGAGGCATTGAGACATCCCATCCAG GTCACCAGGCGACTGATCAGCAGACCCCAGGATGCATTGGAGGGTGTCATCCTCAGT CCTAGCCTGGAGGCACGGGTCCGAGATATTGCCATCGCAACAAGAAATACCAAGAAGAACAAAAGCCTATATAGGAACGTTCTGATGTATGGGCCACCGGGCACTGGCAAGACACTATTTGCCAAG AAACTTGCACTGCATTCAGGCATGGACTACGCCATCATGACAGGCGGGGACGTGGCCCCTATGGGGCGGGAGGGTGTGACTGCCATGCACAAGGTCTTCGACTGGGCAAGCACCAGCCGACGAGG ACTCCTGCTCTTTGTGGATGAAGCAGATGCCTTCCTCAGGAAGCGAGCGACA GAAAAGATAAGTGAAGACCTCAGGGCTACTCTGAATGCATTCCTACACAGGACAGGACAACACAGTAGTAA GTTCATGCTGGTCCTGGCCAGTAACCAGCCTGAGCAATTTGATTGGGCTATCAATGACCGCATTGACGAGATGGTCTGCTTTGCCCTGCCACAGCGGGAGGAGCGAGAGCGCCTGGTGAGAATGTATTTTGACAAGTATGTCCTTAAGCCGGCCACAGAAGGAAAGCA GTTTGGAAGTTGCTGTTACCATCTTCACCTACTTAGTATGACATGGCTTTCTCTTGTCTCCTTGCATTCCTGCCCTGCCACTCCTCAAAGCTGCTCTGCAGCCgtgtggagacagggaggagccACGCTCTGA